A window from Cryptomeria japonica chromosome 1, Sugi_1.0, whole genome shotgun sequence encodes these proteins:
- the LOC131028838 gene encoding extensin-2: protein MQKPIHPPKSQAASSNGGVEKRKKEKPQRVYIAATTEDIETKSDEVVREVKKTANYARVVKKLQSSGAQQSKKPRAQPKSSGKARASKKQKSKIDVALKSGKIEGTFETVPTLTLKELIDEILKDGSLNNVSTYYKKIDDKDQREVEEAVVEYMDVYSKTLIELASMIPKHLYEILDARNLTTSQEDDKIKECMLDPPIIEVVSKKAVEEKLNVEKDKGDGEKDGKGKSVEVIDKEKGEEKEDQAPTTVARDIGVVKGKQVVVDPNDFFQGSIDLSSLSPIQALKLTTLSQAKANEDLLKSHFVDKELISLAGDMLEKIMPSFKPDTSDPSVKLKVFVAAEYGDYPSPPPPSPSPPPPYYYKSPPPPPYYYTSPPPYYYKSPPPPPPYYYKSPPPPPYYYTSPPPPSPSPPPPYYYKSPPPPPPYYYKSPPPPPYYYTSPPPPSPYYYKSPPPPPYYYKSPPPPSSSPPPPYYYMSPPPPYSSPPPPYYYQSPPPPSPSPPPPYYYTSPPPPPYYYKSPPPPPYYYKSPPPPPYYYNSPPPPPYYYNSPPPPPPYYYKSPPPPPYYYNSPPPPPYYYNSPPPPSPSPPPPYYYTSPPPPYYYTSPPPPPYYYKSPPPPSPSPPPPYYYKSPPPPSPSPPPPYYYKSPPPPSPSPPPPYYYISPPPPSPSPPPPYYYKSPPPPPPPKEYVYASPPPPPPTY from the exons ATGCAAAAGCCCATTCATCCACCCAAATCACAAGCTGCATCATCAAATGGTGGGgtggagaagaggaaaaaggagaaaCCTCAAAGAGTATACATTGCCGCCACTACTGAGGACATAGAGACTAAGTCTGATGAAGTTGTAAGAGAGGTGAAAAAGACAGCCAACTATGCTAGAGTGGTGAAGAAACTACAATCGAGTGGAGCTCAGCAATCCAAGAAACCAAGGGCACAACCTAAATCATCTGGTAAGGCTAGGGCTAGCAAGAAGCAAAAATCTAAGATTGATGTCGCTCTGAAATCAGGTAAGATTGAAGGAACATTTGAAACAGTGCCCACATTGACTTTGAAGGAGTTAATTGATGAAATTCTTAAGGATGGGAGTCTGAATAATGTATCtacatattataaaaaaattgatgatAAGGATCAGAGGGAAGTTGAAGAAGCAGTTGTAGAATATATGGATGTATATAGTAAGACATTGATAGAACTTGCATCTATGATCCCTAAACATCTATATGAAATTTTAGATGCAAGAAATCTTACAACTAGTCAAGAGGATGATAAAATCAAAGAGTGTATGCTA GATCCTCCAATTATAGAAGTTGTATCAAAAAAAGcagttgaagagaaattgaatgtGGAGAAGGATAAGGGTGATGGTGAGAAAGATGGAAAAGGTAAGAGTGTTGAAGTTATAgataaggagaaaggagaggaaaaGGAAGATCAGGCTCCTACAACAGTGGCAAGAGACATTGGTGTTGTTAAAGGGAAACAAGTTGTTGTTGATCCAAATGATTTTTTTCAAGGATCGATTGACTTGAGTTCCTTATCTCCCATTCAAGCACTTAAATTAACAACTCTATCTCAAGCCAAAGCCAATGAGGACCTACTTAAGTCCCATTTTGTAGACAAGGAATTAATATCATTGGCGGGGGATATGTTGGAGAAGATTATGCCATCTTTCAAACCAGATACATCTGATCCCTCTGTTAAGCTCAAGG TATTTGTTGCAGCAGAATATGGTGACTATCCATCTcctcccccaccatctccctcACCTCCTCCTCCATATTATTACAAGTCCCCACCTCCACCTCCTTATTATTACACATCACCACCACCATATTACTATAAgtccccaccacctcctccaccatacTACTATAagtctccaccaccaccaccttatTATTATACGtctccaccaccaccatccccatctcctcctcctccttactATTACAagtctcctccacctccacctccatacTACTACAaatctccacctcctccaccatacTACTAtacatccccaccaccaccatctccatacTACTACAagtctcctccaccaccaccatacTACTATAAGTCCCCACCACCACCTtcctcatctcctcctcctccatactATTACATGTCCCCACCACCACCATactcatctcctcctcctccttactATTACCAATCTCCTCCACCTCCATCCCCTTCTCCTCCTCCACCATACTACTATAcgtctcctccacctccaccatacTACTACAAGTCTCCTCCACCACCCCCATACTACTACAAGTCCCCTCCACCACCCCCATACTACTATAATTCCCCTCCACCGCCACCGTACTACTACAATtcgcctccaccaccaccaccgtACTACTACAAATCTCCTCCACCACCACCGTACTACTATAATTCCCCTCCACCACCACCATACTACTATAATTCCCCACCACCACCttccccatctcctcctcctccatactACTacacatctcctcctcctccatactACTAcacatctcctccaccacctccatacTACTATAAGTCTCCACCACCTCCATCACCATCACCTCCTCCCCCATACTACTACAAatctccacctccaccatctccatctcctcctccaccataTTATTACAAatctccaccaccaccatccccatctcctcctccaccataCTACTACATATCCCCACCTCCACcgtctccatctcctcctccaccataCTATTACAAAtccccaccaccacctcctccaccaaaaGAGTACGTGTATGCTtcacctccacccccaccccccACCTATTAA